In the genome of Pseudobacteriovorax antillogorgiicola, the window GCTCCATGCTGAGAATGGCGAAGATCATATCACAAAAGTTTAAACACCCGAATCTCCCTAAGAAACCATTACCCAACTTGCTGCTTTATCTATTTGGCCCGTTTATAGGCATGCCCTGGCGCTATCTCAAGCGAAACCTGGCATACCCAGTGGCCTATAGTAGCGAAAAAAGCATCAACGGACTCGGTGTACAATACCGGTCGCTAGAATCAACCCTATGGGATCATACACAGCAACTAATGAGGGACCATGTAATCCCAGATGGGGCAGCACTTGGTCCGTCTAGCATCCAACGTGGATTGGCCTAAAATACCCTGTGAATTTTTTGGATACCAGCTAGACGAAGTCCTGGTTCCAGTCGTATGATACGTTACTCAAAATAACTGAAGAGGCTACTTATGGCACAGAAACTCGTTGATACTAGAGACCACCAATTTGTATTTTTAGAACAGCTGAAGGTCCAGGATTTGGTCAAATACGATCGATTTGCAGATTTTGATGAAGAGATGTTTAAGGCGATTTGGAGCCTTGGGGAACAAATAGCTGCGGATCAGTTCTACCCTGCAAACCGCTCAGGAGATGAAGTCGGAGCGGTTTATAATGCAAATGATAAATCTGTAAAAGTCCCCGAAAGCTACCATGGGGCTTTCAAAGCATTTATCGAGGCAGGTTTTCCGGGAATGATCACACCTGCTGAGCACGGCGGCTCAGGAGTGCCAGAATCTGTTTGGCGAGGTGCACTGGAATATATTTGCGCTGGCTCACTGCCGCTTACTATGTACGGAACCTTGACTATGGGAGCTGCAAATATCATCCGTCGCCATGGCGATCAAAATTTAAAAGACCGCTTCCTTGCACCTATGATCGAAGGCCGCTGGGGTGGAACAATGTGTCTCACGGAGCCAGAGGCAGGCTCTGATGTTGGAGCCCTAAAAACTAAAGCTGTCAAGCAGAGCGACGGCAGCTACCTCCTGAGCGGGAACAAAATATTTATCAGCTCCGGTGAAAATGATCTTTACGAAAATATCATTCACCTAGTCTTAGCGAGAACTGAAGGAGCTCCCCAGGGAACCAGAGGAATCTCGATATTTGCCGTTCCCAAGTTTCACACTTCAGATGGTAATACCTTAGGTGATCGCAACGACGTTTTCTGTGCGAATATAGAGCATAAGATGGGAATCAAAGGCAGCGCTACATGCACTCTCAACTATGGTGATCAAAACAAATGTGTTGGTTATCTGATTGGTGAAGAATGCCAAGGTATGAAAATCATGTTTGAGATGATGAATGAAGCTCGCCTTGACGTAGCGGGCCAAGGCCTTTCGTTAGCCAGTGCCGCCTACCAGCATGCCTTAGCCTATGCTAAAGATAGAGTTCAAGGTTATGACATCCAGAAAAAGGATCACGTCAGTATCGGCATTACTCAGCATGCAGATGTCAAACGTATGCTGATGTACATGAAGTCCTGCTCGGAAGGCATGCGCGCACTCACCCATTATGCGAGTTTGCAGATGGACCTCAAGGAGGTGGAAACAGGTGACAAAGCCAAAGAAGCCTCGGCACTTCTTGATTTCCTTATCCCAATCTTAAAGGCTGGAGTTACTGACGAGGCTTGGCTAGTGACCTCAGAGGCAATCCAAGTGCACGGCGGCTATGGCTACTGCAGCGAATACCAAGTCGAGCAATATGCTAGGGATTCGAAAATCTGTGCCATATACGAGGGTACTAACGGCATCCAAGCCACTGACTTGATGCTAAGAAAACTCCTAATGAATCCAGATCAATTTAATTACAAGATCTATCGCAAGACGGTGAGTCAATCCCTGGCAGAGGCTAAAGGAGTTATCGATGATGCTTATATAGATGCCATCGATTCAGCTCTTAAAGCTATGGATCAAATCTGTATGACGTTGGGCAAAGAACTTCAGAGCAAGGGAGTTCATGGGGTCCTAGCCCATGCAGTGCCGCTGTTGAAGTGCTTCACCAACCTAAGCTTTTCGTGGATGCATATTTGGGCTATGACTCTTGCGAGCCAAAAAATAGATTCTTCTGTAATGAGCCTGACTGGGGACGAGCTACAGAAAAAGTTTGCATCTGACCGGGAAGCAAGCTTTTACTATGGAAAAATTCAATCCGCTCGCTATTGGATTCAGCACCAACTGCCCCACATCTATTCTCATATTAAAAGTATTGAATCAGGAAGTGATGTAATTTTAGGAGTTGACGAGGCATGCCTGGGGCCATGGCACTGATATAGCTTGAAAAAGATCGGGCTCGGCAAGGTTTGCCTAGGCTCTGTGTTATCTCCCTCATAGAAGCTCCGATGGCAGAATGAGGGAGATTCTATGTACTTACTTCGTACATTGCAAATAGCCATCTTCGCCTGGCTTGGTCTAAGCACCACCAAATCCTACGGACAGGATAACGAGGTTTGGGACCTAACTTCCTATGATTTCAAAACTCAGGCTATCCTCCACCTTGACAAAAATTGGCGTTTTTACTGGCAAGAACTCATTGATCACCCCGATCAGTTACAAGGCAAACGCTCAGCATCGGTTACCCTTCCTCATGTTTGGCATAATCTCTTGCAAGATGGTCCGTACGAACCAGATGGCTATGGAACCTATCACCTTCGTCTCAAGTTGAAACCCCATATTCCCTACACACTTGCTTTGGGCTTTGTGGTTTCTTCCTATAAGGTGATTATTGGTTCCTCGATTTTAGAAATGGGGAAAGTCAGTAAGTCGCCAGATAAGATTATTAGAAGTCGCGGCAAGCGAGTCATTACTTTTACTACAGGCGATGATCCCTATGTAGATATTTTGATCCAGGTCGCATCTGTGGACTATAAATCAGGAGGTATCTGGCACCCCGTTAAACTCTCCACCCCTGCTATCATTCGTGATTTTAAGTTCCGTGAGTATTTAAGTGACGCTGTTCTATTCGGTGCCCTTGTGATCCTGGGTTTTAGTCACTTTATTCTTTTTATCAATAGGCGTGTAGAACTGGCTCCATTCTATTTTTCCGCTTTCGTATTCCTAGTTGGGTCCCGAATCGCTATCAATGGTAAAGGCAGCCTCCTTTTCAACCTGTTTCCAAATGCCGATTGGATGATCACCTATAAAATTGAATATGCAACATTCTTCTTTGGCGTTTCCTCATTAATGATGGTAATCCACAACCTTTACCCTAAAGACTCCGTCTGGAAATTTGATACTCAGGCTAAGTATTTGTTTGTTATTTCAGTCGTCCTACTTATGGTCTTGCCTGTCAAGCATCTGTATAAAACACTTGTTTTTTATCAGCCCTACACTGTCTTTGCCGGTATTCTAGGGGTCGTTACCACATTCAGAGCAGTCGTTAATAAGCGACCCGGTGCAGGTATATTTTTACTTGGTATCGGCCTACAGGTCTTTGGCGGCGTCTATGATATTTTTGTGTCGCGAGGAATTATTCATACAGTAGAAATTTCTAAATACACCCTTACTCTATTCGCATTCTGCCAGTCTTTTCTACTTTCGAGACGTTTTTCTCTTTCCCTAACCCGACTAGAAAAAGCCGAACTATCCATTCGAAAGATTAATGAGAACCTGGAATCAATCGTGAAAGAGAAAACACGTGCCTTGCGTTCCATTATGTCATCCATAAAGCTAGGTGTCTTGACTATCGAAGATCAAAAAGGCGGGATTGGCCCTGAGTACTCAACGTTTATGGAGACAATTGCTCCAATGCAAGATTCATCGAACTTCAATTTCTTTAGTGAGATTCTTGATAAATCTCTCCTTTCTGAGGATCAGAAATCTCTTGTAAAAAACATCATCCATGCAAGCCTCAAAGAAGATCGGATAAACTTCGATATCAACAATGAAAAGCTGCCAGACTACATTGAATTGATGAGTGGAAATAAGAAATCATTTGAGATTGAGTGGGTACCGATGCTTTCTCAAGAAACCGTAGAAAAGATACTGGTAACGATGCGCGATGTTACGGAACTCAAAGATCTTCAGAGATCTTCGGAGCAAAAAGACCAAGAGTCAAAGCTCATCAAATCCATCATCAAGAACGGTAAAAACTTCTACTTGGACACCATGGACTCCATTCGAAAGTTGTTAGAACTCAATGAATCCATCCTATCCGAGAGCATTGACAACAACCGATTTACTTGGCTCAAGCGCAACTATCACACCCTTAAAGGGCTGAGTCGCCAAGCCAGCTTTTCAACTCTAGCAAATTTGGTGCATCAGATAGAATCGGAGATCGAGGGTCTGACAGCTAGCAGCGACACAAAACTCTTCTATGATCAAATGCTACGGATAAAAGATCAATTAGTCTACATCGATAGTATCGCCGCCCTACATTTTGGCATTGTCGACCATAGTCGTCTAGTCCAGATGCAGCAGGACCACTATGAAAAAGTTTTAGACTATATCTTAAACCCTCATCTAGGACTCGACCCGAGGTCCATGACAGCTGCTATCAACCTTTCCGGACGCTCGTTCTTAAAAGCACTAGAACCCGTGCGACGTGAATTAATCCTAATCGCAAAGGAATTGGGTAAGCCGGAGCCAATAGTCACAGTTGAATCACCTCCCCTGATTCTTGATGGTTCATACCCTGAACTTATCAATCACATCTTTGGCCATCTCGCGAGGAATTCTATAGATCATGGTATTGAATACCCTGACGAGCGGGCCAAAACCAACAAACCAGCTTCGGGCCGCATCCTGATTCGGTCGTGGATACAGGAAGGCGAGCTTCACCTGGTCTATGAGGATGATGGGCGAGGACTCGACCTTCAAGAGATTCGTCAAGCTGCCGCCCAGCAGGGGCTTGAGCCAGAATCGGAAAGCACCGTTGATGTTGCTAGTTTAATATTCATGCCTCAACTCAGCACCAAGGTACATGCGAGCGTAGTCTCTGGCAGAGGCATTGGCATGGATGCCGTTGCCGCTAGTATTGAGCAAGTTGGAGGATCGATTACGATTCTTCCCAATGAGAAACAACAGCACTACTTAGTCGCTTGCTTCCTAATAAGACTTCCCATAAGAGAAACTCGCAGTCTATACCAAGTGGTATAGGCTATTTAATCTTCAGCAGTCGATAGTAATTTTGCTTTGAATAGCGATCGATCACTCGATGAGGCAAGCCCTGATCATCCATGTAGATCCTAGTTTTAAAAAACTTGCTTTTGAAATTGAAAAGATTTGGCTTAGGATTGCTCAAAGTCCCATTAATAAAGCGATAAGGAGTATGGTTTGGGTCGTAGAAGCTTGCATGATCGAGCTGCTTGGCATTCTGAGCATCCCAGAAGGGTAGCAACGGATAACGTGGCCCTTGAATACGTCTCTGAAAGCTTTGCCCCTTATGAGAGCCAGCCGCTAGGTACATTCCACTGTCTGTTGGTCCTAGAGCAATTTTATAGACTACTTTATCATTCAATATACTTTGGAAATCTCCCTGAACCAGCTCGCCACTCCCATTCCACTCAAGCCTTTCGTAGCGATCAAGAATGCGAACCTTCTGCGATGGGCGAAGCACAAACGAAGTTAAGACCTTTTCAGTATAGAATGTGCCAGCAGTTTGCCACAGGTAGTGTGACTCGAAACCTCTCACAGTTCGCTTGGTCATGAGTTGATAGACTCTTCGGCTGACAAGCTTTTTATGAGGGTATTGAAGCTTAATCCCTTTGGCAACCCTCTTCATAAAACCAGCGAAAGAGTCAGGATGCCAATTGCCATTCTGAGCACAGGTTAATACATACTCTCGAAGGAATACGATCCCACGCTTGTCAAAAGCCAGATTCTGGCCCGATTGATACCGCTGATTGACTATCACCATAGGATGGTGTTCGAATAGGAACGTCACATCTGGGCCAGCGCTACCAGAATATTGGTTGCGAGCATAGTCGTAATTGCTAGAAATAATCTGACCGGAAAATAGCTGTCTCGGTCGGACAGAGCACATTGCGGGCCCACTCCCCCGGATCGGCACAATAACTTCGATCGCCCTTCCATCGGTACTTGTTTGCAACTGATGCTCCTTAGGGACCTCAAATTTCACCTGCCCCAAAAAACCTTCTACCCCAGCCCAAGTTTGGAAACTAAAGTGCTTTCCAGCCTTAGCCTTAACTGTGTTCACATTATTGTGATCTGAGTTAGAGTTTGTTGCACAAGATTGATTGATAATTAAGAGCAGCAGCAGTAGAGCTAATCGCATGTGTCATCCCCAGGTTCTTTGGTCCTTAACAGATACCTCCGAGCTTCATTGTTTTAATTGCAAGTGTTAAGCCATAAAAGATTACC includes:
- a CDS encoding acyl-CoA dehydrogenase; the protein is MAQKLVDTRDHQFVFLEQLKVQDLVKYDRFADFDEEMFKAIWSLGEQIAADQFYPANRSGDEVGAVYNANDKSVKVPESYHGAFKAFIEAGFPGMITPAEHGGSGVPESVWRGALEYICAGSLPLTMYGTLTMGAANIIRRHGDQNLKDRFLAPMIEGRWGGTMCLTEPEAGSDVGALKTKAVKQSDGSYLLSGNKIFISSGENDLYENIIHLVLARTEGAPQGTRGISIFAVPKFHTSDGNTLGDRNDVFCANIEHKMGIKGSATCTLNYGDQNKCVGYLIGEECQGMKIMFEMMNEARLDVAGQGLSLASAAYQHALAYAKDRVQGYDIQKKDHVSIGITQHADVKRMLMYMKSCSEGMRALTHYASLQMDLKEVETGDKAKEASALLDFLIPILKAGVTDEAWLVTSEAIQVHGGYGYCSEYQVEQYARDSKICAIYEGTNGIQATDLMLRKLLMNPDQFNYKIYRKTVSQSLAEAKGVIDDAYIDAIDSALKAMDQICMTLGKELQSKGVHGVLAHAVPLLKCFTNLSFSWMHIWAMTLASQKIDSSVMSLTGDELQKKFASDREASFYYGKIQSARYWIQHQLPHIYSHIKSIESGSDVILGVDEACLGPWH
- a CDS encoding 7TM diverse intracellular signaling domain-containing protein, with product MYLLRTLQIAIFAWLGLSTTKSYGQDNEVWDLTSYDFKTQAILHLDKNWRFYWQELIDHPDQLQGKRSASVTLPHVWHNLLQDGPYEPDGYGTYHLRLKLKPHIPYTLALGFVVSSYKVIIGSSILEMGKVSKSPDKIIRSRGKRVITFTTGDDPYVDILIQVASVDYKSGGIWHPVKLSTPAIIRDFKFREYLSDAVLFGALVILGFSHFILFINRRVELAPFYFSAFVFLVGSRIAINGKGSLLFNLFPNADWMITYKIEYATFFFGVSSLMMVIHNLYPKDSVWKFDTQAKYLFVISVVLLMVLPVKHLYKTLVFYQPYTVFAGILGVVTTFRAVVNKRPGAGIFLLGIGLQVFGGVYDIFVSRGIIHTVEISKYTLTLFAFCQSFLLSRRFSLSLTRLEKAELSIRKINENLESIVKEKTRALRSIMSSIKLGVLTIEDQKGGIGPEYSTFMETIAPMQDSSNFNFFSEILDKSLLSEDQKSLVKNIIHASLKEDRINFDINNEKLPDYIELMSGNKKSFEIEWVPMLSQETVEKILVTMRDVTELKDLQRSSEQKDQESKLIKSIIKNGKNFYLDTMDSIRKLLELNESILSESIDNNRFTWLKRNYHTLKGLSRQASFSTLANLVHQIESEIEGLTASSDTKLFYDQMLRIKDQLVYIDSIAALHFGIVDHSRLVQMQQDHYEKVLDYILNPHLGLDPRSMTAAINLSGRSFLKALEPVRRELILIAKELGKPEPIVTVESPPLILDGSYPELINHIFGHLARNSIDHGIEYPDERAKTNKPASGRILIRSWIQEGELHLVYEDDGRGLDLQEIRQAAAQQGLEPESESTVDVASLIFMPQLSTKVHASVVSGRGIGMDAVAASIEQVGGSITILPNEKQQHYLVACFLIRLPIRETRSLYQVV